The following is a genomic window from Fulvia fulva chromosome 9, complete sequence.
CCCCCGAGCCCTTGCGCCCTACACCTCATCACACAATAAAATACTCATCCTGCACCCTCCCCGAACTCCGCCACTTCGCCAAATCCCGCAACCTCACCGTCACAACAGCTCGCAGCAAGCGCCTAGGAGCCACCGAGCAAGACTACATCAAAGCCCTAGAGCAGGACGACCTATGCCCAGCCAGCCCCTTCCGCTTTCTAGACTTACCCCCGGAGCTGAAGAGTCGTGTCTACAGCGCCTCACTCGACAATGGAGATATTTCCACAGCTTGCCCGAACATTCTCGGAGTTTGTCGGCAGATACATGATGAAGCTTGTGGGATTCCGTTCAGTGCGAATGAGTTCAAGCTTGTTGTGGTTGGGTCGACGGTTCAGATAGGGGGATTGAAGTACGGCATCTCTACTGCCCAGCACCCTGAAGCAGTCATGGAGATCCAATGGCCAGACGTTCTACGGAAGGTTGAGAACATGACGCTGGCCTTCGCCTATCCACGACCCGGGCCGGCGACATACATCTGGTTGACCTCCTCAATCCCGCCTGACTCAGCCTGCAGACACCGACACGTCCTCCTCGCGTCCAGGGCCAACCATGCGTTGTTCTCACTATGCTCATTCCTATCCCGCGGGAACAGGCCGAAGAAGATAACCATCGACCTAGACACCCTTCTGCAACTCACAGTGACCTCCGAGCCCTTTGATAGCTGCTCCTGTGTTCAGGCAGTCTTCCAGCCTTTGCGACTCTTGGGCTCCGTCACGGGCGACAAGATCGTGATCGAACGTACGGAGGCCGACACGCTCGTTCAAGCTGTCAAGAAGTTGTGGGGTGAACCAGTCTGGACGCACGCCATCCACAATACCCTCCCGGACAGCTTCAAGATTATTAAAGAAGCACGAGCCGCCGTAGAGTATGACTTCGCAGCGAATGCGTCTCCCCAAGAGAAAAACAGCGGAAGTGAACCTCGGCGATACTTTCTGCTGTACTTCCGCGCGGATGACAAGCTTGCCAACATCACCAAGCGTCTCGACGAAATCCAGAGCCTGTTCGGCCACGCTAAGTTCATCGATCGCGCGATAGAGCAATCGTTGTCAAGCATGCTCGACGGGCTTCGAAGACAACTTGATCAGGTCAGTGTAGAGGGGCTTCAGAAGGCGATAAGCAAATCTGTGGAGAGCAAGAGACGGCGAATTGCTAAGATGTTGGAGGAGAGGAGAGGCAACGGCAGAAGGAGAGGGAGAGTCGGATGAGTCGGACACAGAAGGGCCGCCATGGTAGATTCGAGGCGAGAAGTATGGAGTGAGCAAGGCCTTGTCCGCTGTGTATTTGGAGTCGAAGCAGCTTCAATTCAGACCATCATTGTGTATGAACTGCTTTGCCGTTCACGACCCATCGGGGTGGGCACAATCAATCGATAGCCCATTGTGTTCTCTCTAGCTGGCAAGTCAGTAAGCCATGAGTCTCAGGTTTCGCCTTCAATAACACTGCTCCAAGTTTTAGTTGCACGATGGATGAAATGCGAGGCGGCCGTGTCTGTGCTACACTGAGGATGAGAACTTCTCAACAGCCATGCACCGTGAGGATGGCACTGCAGAGCTATGCTTGGCGGTGTTCTGGTAGCGATGCGGCGATGCGGCGATGCGGTGGTCAACGCGAGACGCTGAATACACTGGTAAGCACGAGATCGACATTGCGTGAGCATGAAGGATTTCTATAACTTTTGAGCTCAAGAGTGATGCTGAGGTGGCAGAGGCGTCGCTCTTTCCTTGCGTGAGCGCTTGCCTGTTGTACCTAGGCTGTCATGATAGGCTAGTGCCTTGGCATCAAACGCGATCCCGTCGATGGGACTGCTTCCTAAGGGAAGTCATTTGAGGGAAATAGGCATTTCGTCGGTTTTAGCAGAGGACCAAGGAGCAGCGTGATGAGAGTCAAGGAAATCACGGTATGACTCGGGAAAGGAGCAGAAGAAACGAGGAATGTTGGATCGACGCATGACCTGACGTGACCGCTCGGGCCAAGTATCTCTCGGCCGGCCACGGCATGAAGTGCCAGTCTCCCACTCTTTTGCTTTCTGTTCCATGACGGAAACGCGACCGTGAGGTGTTGCTCTTGCGTGGGTATTGTTTCTTTGCCTGTTGTTCCTCTGTGAACGAAGAAACTATCTAATGTCACGATCTCGGATCATCCTCTCCACCTCTGCTGAATTGCTTGGCGTCATTCCCGCCACACGTGACCTTCACAACAACGTATAGCGAGAGCAACAAACAAAGGAAAGCAAGGACTGTCACGAAACAGCTCGCGCGTGACCGACTACTCTGACTCCACGGCAGGCAGAGACGAAGGTCGGCGGCAGATCGGTGCACGCACGTGGAGTCGACTGTGTTTGATTTGGCTGCATTGTTAGCGCTTCTCATGGTGTCAGCGAACAAGCTCACGTGAAGCTACACGCTACCTCATTCCAACCATATGCGCACACCCGAATCCGATAGCTAAGTACGGTCGCTGCCTTTTGCCGACGAGTCCAGGCACACAGGATGTCGTGGTTGTTATCATTGTAAGCGATTGAGTTGTCATGGTCGCTGGTAGGGGAGAAGGCACATGTAAGGTACAAACAGCACAGAGTCACCGAGTGCTAGCCCCGGATCCGCGCCCCGGCAAGAGCGTTCTTGCTGTGTGGGCGTGGCTGTTCTTGATCGCAAGGTCAACCGGGACAGAGCCCATCGATCTCACTTTATTCTTGTCAAAGTCGGAAGCACGCGTCGCTACGCATTCTAGGTATGTTTGTGACCGCCATCCCATCCATTCCATCCTCTCTCTCACCACCCACCGCCCTCTATCCCTACACGCGCGCTCTACTCCGAGCACCCTGTGCGCTCACCACAGCCCCGGCACCTCACTGCAAGGCCGTGCTACCATGGCCGCGACTCTGCTTCCATGCCACTCACGTGTTTCTTTACCTGTGCTGATGACTAGCAAAGGAAAGCGCGCTGCCTTGATGCTGCCTCCGCCGTAGCCATACGACTCCGCGCGCTACCATCTTCCTCTCCACCATGTCCGCGCTGTCCTCCACGTCATGGCCGAACCAAAACAACAACTCCGCCGCAGTACATATCCCCGATAGCGATAGCGCCAATGCCATAAACCAACAAGCAGCCAATAACACAGATGGACCCGACGCGATTCGAGAAGGGAAACAAAAGGCCAAGGAAACAATGGCCGCTGGACTTAACGCGACCGAGTCTCCTGGATCAATACCCGCGCAATCAGCAACACTCCCCAATGGCGTTGCGCAAACCAATGGCGCGCCGCAATTGAGTCGCAAGCGATCACGAGATGGCACGCAGCTGCCCATGAGCCACGCCGGCGCGAATAGCGACAGCGCGAATGAACCTCAGCTCAACCACCATGAGGTCTTGCTGGATCGCTATGTCCAGCGCGATCTGATCCATGCCGCCGCGATGAACGACCAGGCGCAAAGGTCACGCGACCTGGTCAAGTACAAGGAGATGGAGAAGGATTTCTACACTCAAGAGGTTGCGCAGGTCAGGAAACAGCATCCGGGATCAATATACGGCTATGGCTTTGCGGGTTATGGTAATGGCACAACCAACAGTCGGCCTCAGATCGTATACAGCAGTACTCGCGGACCCCCAAAACACAGAAAGTCGAGGCCAATCCACTTTACGCGGAAAGACACCCAGCAGCAGGCGGAACAGCACGAAGAGCTCGTGCCTATACGATTGGACATTGAACTGGACAAGTTGCGACTGCGCGACACCTTTACGTGGAATCTTCACGAAAAGCTTATACCGCAAGACCTCTTTGCAGACTATCTTCTCGAAGACCTGAAACTGCCGCAGGAGTCCGTATTGGAGCTCAAGCGCCAGGTGAACACCGAAATGCAGGACCAGATCAACAATTACTATCCGCATATGATTGTAGAAGACGGGCCATTGGAATCTGGGAAGCCATACCACGATCACAAGGATGATGAAATGCGGGTACAGATCAAGCTGAACATCACGATTGGGCGCATCACGCTCATCGATCAATTCGAATGGGACATCAACAACCCTTTGAACTCGCCGGAAGAGTTTGCGCGACAAATGGCGTGGGAGAACGCGCTTAGTGGAGAGTTCACCACAGCAATCGCGCACACGATACGCGAACAGAGCCAGCTCTACACGAAGGGCCTATATCTTACAAACCACGCTTTCGATGGACGGCCCGTGGAGGATCCTGAACTGAGGGACAGCTTCCTCCCGGGACCTATACACAGTGCGTTCAGACCAATGCAGGCGCAGAAGGATTATACTCCGTATATGTACGAAATGAGTGAAGCCGAGCTTGAACGGACAGAAACCTCGATGATGCGTGAGCACAGAGCGCAGAAACGACAGCTGAACAGGCGTGGTGGGCCAGCGCTACCGGACCTGAAAGACAGGCAACGTACCGTGCGATCGCTGATCGTACACACTGTAATACCGGGTGCTGTAGAGACTTTCGAGACTACCGGCATACCCAAAACACGACGCGGCGGTAGAGGAGGCAGACGTGGCGCAAGAAACGACGGCGACATCGACTCGGAAGATCTCGATAGTGAAGAGTCTGGAGCAGAGTCGCCTGCACCTTCGGCCATTGTTGCCAGTGGCACAACACGAACGCGTAATATGCGTGGGGCTGCAGCTGCTGCTCAAGCCAACATGCGTGCTGGCTATGGCCGATCAGCGACTCCAGACTCACAGCTGTTAGCAGCTCCCACGACAGAACCGAGGGCATCGACACGGAAGAGCATGCTTCGTGAAGAGAGTGTACTCCAGGACGAGGATGACAAGATGATCGTTAAGCTGAGGCTGCCCCGAGCCAAATTCAAATCATGGATCGCGGACTACGAAGCAAAGAAGCGCGCTGCTGCGTACCCACTTTCTGGATACGCATCACAGCCAGCGCCGACAAACACCGCCCTTCGGGTCGCCACTCCAACAAGAGGTGCAACTAGCACACCCACGATGACACCTCGATCATTACCGCAAGCCCGTGGAACGCCTCAACCTAATGGAGCACATTCTCGAGCACCCTCGTCCGCACGGCAACCTCAGGCCAGCTATGACTCCCGCGGCGCAGTCGAAATTGACCGCTGGCCTGGTCCTGACGCCACAGCAGTAAGTCCTACATCCCCATCCCCTCTCGAACCACACCACTAACACACTCCCAGCCCGAACCACCGCCCTGGCTCAACACTGCCATGAACGAACTCCGCGGCCGTCACCCACAAGCCAACTTCAAACCCTTCATGCGCTGCTACGGCGTCGACATCGAATCGGGCAAGGTCCTCCCGAAAGAACAAACCGAACTCCAGCCCGGTGACAAAGCCCCTCCAGGCCAGAAACTTCAATACCTCCCCCGTATCAGGTGTACAGACTGCCAGGGGAAAATATATACAGCGCAGCCGGAGAGCGTGGTAACGGACTTTGAGGTGCATTTGAAGAACAAGAAGCATCTGGAGAAGGTTGAGGAGAGGCTGGAGAAGGAGGGTGGCAGCAAAGGGGGTGGGAGGAAGAGGTGAGGCGGAGGTGCGGCCGTGTTAGTGGCATTGTTGTAGAGAGTTACCGCCCCGTAGTAGATGTGTATACAGACGAAACGAAGTGAAGTCAAGAGAAGTGTGAATCAGGACATGTGGCGCTCTTCCCATTCCCTTCCTTGCCCCCAGATTTCT
Proteins encoded in this region:
- a CDS encoding SWI/SNF chromatin-remodeling complex subunit snf5; translation: MSALSSTSWPNQNNNSAAVHIPDSDSANAINQQAANNTDGPDAIREGKQKAKETMAAGLNATESPGSIPAQSATLPNGVAQTNGAPQLSRKRSRDGTQLPMSHAGANSDSANEPQLNHHEVLLDRYVQRDLIHAAAMNDQAQRSRDLVKYKEMEKDFYTQEVAQVRKQHPGSIYGYGFAGYGNGTTNSRPQIVYSSTRGPPKHRKSRPIHFTRKDTQQQAEQHEELVPIRLDIELDKLRLRDTFTWNLHEKLIPQDLFADYLLEDLKLPQESVLELKRQVNTEMQDQINNYYPHMIVEDGPLESGKPYHDHKDDEMRVQIKLNITIGRITLIDQFEWDINNPLNSPEEFARQMAWENALSGEFTTAIAHTIREQSQLYTKGLYLTNHAFDGRPVEDPELRDSFLPGPIHSAFRPMQAQKDYTPYMYEMSEAELERTETSMMREHRAQKRQLNRRGGPALPDLKDRQRTVRSLIVHTVIPGAVETFETTGIPKTRRGGRGGRRGARNDGDIDSEDLDSEESGAESPAPSAIVASGTTRTRNMRGAAAAAQANMRAGYGRSATPDSQLLAAPTTEPRASTRKSMLREESVLQDEDDKMIVKLRLPRAKFKSWIADYEAKKRAAAYPLSGYASQPAPTNTALRVATPTRGATSTPTMTPRSLPQARGTPQPNGAHSRAPSSARQPQASYDSRGAVEIDRWPGPDATAPEPPPWLNTAMNELRGRHPQANFKPFMRCYGVDIESGKVLPKEQTELQPGDKAPPGQKLQYLPRIRCTDCQGKIYTAQPESVVTDFEVHLKNKKHLEKVEERLEKEGGSKGGGRKR